The Sabethes cyaneus chromosome 1, idSabCyanKW18_F2, whole genome shotgun sequence DNA segment TTCTTATCTCTTAATTTCCttttatttcactttcattCTTCATCTTTTGCAGCGTGAAGTGTCCcagttttttgcctcgtttttcctcttttttcgtccattttcttttttcaccctttttttccttttaatgTCCTGTTTTTACTTCCATTCTGTTAAGTTTTGCTTTTCGTATTGCTTTTTTTTCATAAGAGGAAAAAATCTCcggttttgctctttttctaCACTTTTTCTATTGGCTtgaaacttgaacttgaaactggtactatttttacgcattttttttaagcaaagcaaagcctaggtgctacattccgttatcggaaACTTAACCTACGGTTTTTCagacgacagacttcgcagccggctgttagagtgcaggacaattgcaggctacgatcccattgactctaacagcctctcccagccgagtttCGAACATTTGTctactttatttttttatatatactTTTTTTACGTATTGCAAAAACAGTGATCATACTGACTGGATACGACGTAGTTTGAagataaaattaaaatgaagAAGCTTCAAAACCGAAAGAAAAACCATCGTAGACACTACCGATCCGAGAGTTCAATGAAAAACACACACCTACGTTTTTTCACCATCATATTTCCAACTGTTTTTGGCAATTAATTTAAGGACTTTAAAAAGATTGCCATTTCCAACTTACGGCTAACTAACGGAGTACAAGCGAATTTTATAATTTACCTCATTTAactcaatttgtggcagtacgaagtttgtcgggacaACCACTTAAATGTAAAATGACCGAATACTTTCCCAAAATTCAGAGTAgactgaaataaaaaaaccaAATCAAGCATAAAATAGCCAAAATGCTGTTAAGCACTAGAAAAGGGCAAATTGGAAATTATCCTGAAATAAGCCTAAATTTTAGTCGAATAGGTCGAAATAGATAATCCGGCCATTTAAACCAAAAACGACCAAAAACAGCCataaagataaaaaaaacaaaataaaaattacctAGAATTAAGCCTAAAATGGTTACCAAGGCATTAATGAATCCTAAATGTGGAAAAGACCGGAATGAAAACTAATTCTGAATTTTacccaaaaatttaaaaaaaaactcttcTAAGGGTAACGATAAACTTAAATAAAACATGATCACAAATTCTATTGAAATAGCCGAGTTCGAAAAATGATCACAAATTACCGAAAAATGGTTCTAAAGTCTcagacagaaaaaaattaaaaaaaaataaaaccgaaaaatatTCAAGAGGAAATAATAGATGGTCCCTAATTAAGCTCAAGCAGCCACAAATCACTAAAATAAAATCAGATCCCAAATAAAGCcaaaaatcgcaaaaaaaaatctgctaatTAAACCCTATTAGAGGCTCTAATAGAACATGATGCCGGAGTAAACTTAAGATCGCCGAAAAGAGCTGCTCAAGTTCTAAAAAGTCAAACTAAAAGGAAACGCGAGAAAAAAGCCAAACTATAAAAAATCCTCCCGGTCAAATAATCAAAAAACGCTTTTAAAGGCCAGATTAAAAAATGAACCCCAGTGGGAATTTTTCGCACACATCAAATTGATTTCTGCTTCACTCAACCGCTGGATTTTCTTTCGATCATTCCACATCAAACAGTAAAATTTCAACAATTTGACGAACGTTTAGTTTTTATTCCGCTGACTAGATTTCGTTGTTTTCTTACACCTAACTTAACCTATCATTTGACTTAGCGAACTAGTTTGTACACTTCGTGAAATTTTTTTGTTCCGCGACAATCGTCTGCGACAAACGAGGCGGCAACTGGCGcttgtttcttttctttttttggagAGATCATCTGTGATTGAACATTTCTCCGGGCCGGGCTGGTCCGAACGGTGTCCCGAAACACGAGCTTCTTTTTTGTCTCTAGCACGATGTGGATCTCTGCGAAaagaaaggaggaaaaacaaaacagaaaacattTATGAGTAATTTTGATTGCACAACTTCAGCATCACACCGGCTCTTAATCTTAGTGACAGTAAAGAACGCAACTCACCATTCCACTTTAGTAGTTAGCACTGGGTCCTTTCACGGGATTTCGCGGTTGCATATCGGTCAGTCTTATTCCAATGCAAACTAGTTTGATCCGAGCGAGCTTTTCTTACTGCTGCTGTTGCCACCAGGAGATCGCATCCAGCAGTTCCTCGTCATCCGTGTTCTGCGGGCTGAGCTCCTCGTGCTGGTGGTGGTACTCGATCGGTACGGCGGTGACGGAGGGATGCGCTTTGAATACGTGGTGAATCGGTTGGCTGTAGGTGGCGGTACTCGTTGTGATTCCGGTGCTGTTAGCGAAGCTGGTCATACTGGGAAGCGGTGGAACCGATGAAATCGGTGAAACATTCGTCGTCCCATAACCGTCGAACGGTTCCCGCTTGAAGGTGCCGATCTCCGGTTGACTACTGTAGCTTGAGTATTCCGATAACTGAGATGGAGCCGGTGAGGATGCGGTGGATGCCTCCGACATCGAACCATAGTAGGAGACCGGTGAAAGAACCTGGGGAAGGTTTGTTTTCGGCGAATCTGTACTGTTTTCGATGTCATCCTCGAGGACACGCTGTAGGCTGCGGATGTATTTTACAGCCACACGAAGTGTGTCCACTTTGCTTAGTTTTTTGTGTGGTCCACGCCCTCCGTTGGTGAGGGCTGCTACCACCGTCGAAGGAAGATGCTGACGGAGGTTCGCGAATCCGTTGTTGACCTGCTTGACACGGTTACGCTCCCGTGCGTTACGTCGCTGGATCGAAACCGTCTGCTGAGGTGTGACGGCGTACGGCAAGGCACAGTACTTTTTGGAGATGATCGGACGATCCTTGAATGCCGGTGGTTGCAACACCGAATTTGTTGCGCCGACCGGTGCCGGCACAATCGGTCGCTTGCGATAAGCGTTCACAGCCGGCTGCTGACCGATCGCAGCTCCGTTTGGTATGTACATGTTCTGCCCCAAAGCCATGCTTCGAACTAATGTAGCCATCGGTACTTCACtggttcttttttaatttttcactaACACAAATTTCACCAAAGTCCTTTCTTATCACGGTTTGTTTTTCACAAGTTGCACAACTCAACGACCCAAAACACAAAATATATCCGAAATGAATCGCAACCGTTGCGGTTCTCTTCTTTCGAGCGGTGATCTTTCCGTGCCGGAGGTAGCTCCTGGAATGGTACCTTTCGTCCTATAGCAGTTGCATTTTGTATGCTCTTTTCCCATCATGATGCAGGTGCCCGCTCCGAAAATAAAcccaaaaaaaaatcgtaagcCATCAGAATCACCAACACACCTCCAGCACCGCTCATCCTTAAGGGCCGCGGAGAAAACCTGCTCACGACACACAGCATAGGAAAACATAAACGAAACCGACAGACAAGGATAGACGACATAAAAAGACGAGCAAAAGACGCAGCCGAAAAAACAACAAGAACCAGCAGTTCAGTTCAGCAGTTCACAGCAGCATAGCCCGAAAATAAGAGCGCGCCCGTTCGGTCGGAGTCGCGCGCGCATCCCGCGCCGATGTTGAGCCGAGTGAGCGCCGAACCTGAACGGCCCACAGCCGGCGAACGAAGCGATCGCGTGGCGCACCACACGACCGGCAAACGCCGCTGCTCGCCGCCCGGGTACGATCGTCCCGATCGTCGTTCGCTCGGTCGGTGAGGCTCCTGATTATTGCCGGTACGAAACGAAACGActgcgtcgtcgtcatcgtcgtgcGCTTTATAACATTTCCATTCATTCAGGGATCGAGACTCAGCCGGCCGATCGACGATCGTCGATCGCCTGCTTGCGTTGCAACGGTGCAACATCACAGAAGtcgttaaaaattaataaagattTTCTCCTCGCGGTCGCTGAGGAGTTTATCTGATAATTCGTTTTTTTTGCTCTCCCTCTGTTCGCTGAAATAACGTTTTTATGGGTTTTGGTCTCGCTGAAAGTCAGACTATTGGTACACAATAATATGATCTTTCAATAAGATAGGTTTTGCAAAACATATgtttatgttttaaattttatttaaaaccataTCTTGTAGTTATCACGCACGGGTATAAAAGTTCTGCCCCTCAAAATGCAATTGATGTATGGATTTCAttaccattttttcaatttttcaatccaTTTCGAAACCCGAAACTCGTGGACATTAATTATGTTCCATAATTGACCCAACAACAATTCAAGCGCTACTTAATCGAGACCGTATCTCGATCCAAATGATCCGAAAACTTATTTATGTCGGTCGGCCGGGTCAAATTCGCCACACAAATCGGTCGGGGATCTGCCTAACCAACCATTCATAGCGCGGATTCGTCGTCGTCTCGTTCAGCCCCTCGCCGCGGCTGTGAAACAGTAAATGTTcaacaatgaaaaaacaacaacctTAATTTGTAGTCATCCACACCTGCTTGGCTCGtgacgcagcagcagcagcagaagccaCCGGCAGGAAGCAGCGCGGTAAATTGGACCGACCGACCGCGTGCGCAAGACttatgacgacgacgacgacgatgactacGGCGATGCGATGGTGACGACGAATGGATCACCTCTCGATCTCCGCGTTTCCCCCAAACGTGGACTTCTATCCGTTTCCTGAAAATAAAATGGCCAACCAACATTAGAGGACGCGGCCGCACGAGAAGAAGGGAACAATCTTTGCAAGAACAGACGTTAATCGTCGTTTTGCTGCTGCGGGAAGCACATGTTTTGATAGGAAAACAGCCGCAGGTGGGCCTGCCCGCTTGCTCGCGGGAAGAACCGCGGCACGGATTGTCCGCTTCTGACTCGATATAGTCCTTCGTGTGGTGTTTTATGCTAATCTAATCTATCACTGAACATCCATAAATTACGAACCCGATCCGATAAGGGCGACACCTATCGCAAAACCATTTTGAAAAGGTTATAGTTTCTATGGATGGTTTCAAGTTCCTTTGTTCTCGAAATCGAAGGTATATTTCAAATACAAAACATCGTTCGTTGCCATGGGCGATCAGCAGCGGTGCCGTCAATAAATTACCCTCACGATATGGGCGGAGCAATAAGAACCTTCCACCGAACTGATTCGCCTTTAAGATGGCTTCCAATTAGCGATTTTTCTGTTGTGTCTTAGTTTTTGCTGTTGATGATAAATTATTGTATTAGCCGAGTATTGAGTCCCGACTATGTCAAATCCGTTTAGATTACACAGTGCTGTGCTGagtcatttttacctttgttatactggGGCCAATTGTTGTCcaccacccaattgttgcccacttcttggtttttgaataatatctgaaAATATgtataccatgctgcatcaatatccggacacttaagcaggtcatatttttaatatgctccgtaaacaataatttcgcaacattctagtaattgcttcgtactataatcaaatataaagcttatatttgcaataacacatcaattttacaataaaaactcattaaaatacattaaaataaaaaaaatatataggcttgtcttgttcataaatccggacacctcacatctcagtgaatcaatatccggacacttttgaatcattttccggacaggcaaaactttctcatattttgtctaagaaatgtatgcctaaaagtaaacaaattaTCACTTGTTACATGTAGTATTAAACAATCATCTCACTGCacaattttttacttttaattgcaCTTTTGTGTCATTAACGGCACGATTCTAGTCAAGTACGACACTGGCTCACTTACCTAACCAGAGCACtttgggccagaaattgaaatttcggaacaaaaatatttgtggttaaacagcatgtctcagctcaacgtggtcttcggcaactttttgaataaaaaattaattcatattttgaaggggtcgtccaatatttaagcgttacttaaacaacaatttaagtaataactttttgagtaaacttttttttacctttttggtttcaaaatattaaagataaagcaatttcaagtaatttttgtgaagatatcaaacttctaccttttacccattttcagcaatagacctttgtttataaacgaccactcaaatcacatttcttcttgtaacatgtttatttcaacagacagctcaatgtgatattctagaaaatattttgcacataaaagaggaatatttttgctgaagactgttttgctttatatgcattaattaataagatataactgattttaggttaaaaaccgtctgatgaaaaatccgaatatcttagccatctgcaagtatctgcaattagtttgcataccaatttgtagggaattattaaagctatctgcccaaatgtgtatttcagagaatacctgggaataccatggctgggaatacctgggaagagtgcggatttttttcatacattttataacttaataaatatgcgtcctagcgtcaaacagtcttcacagaaaatatgtatttcaacatactaaataactttgtagaacatttgtaagcaataaaataatcgtgtgcaaagttatggagtgcaattgatttttaaatgctcttttttaacacatcattatatttcgtaaccggtaagagatagatagttactttattcagcaaagttgcttattttagtattttctgcaacttttggagaaaaaaacttttttttttaaattatttaagaaaacaaaagtttgtatcaccctaataggtgaattcatggtcaccctaatagtgcaggaagatgcgctatattttattat contains these protein-coding regions:
- the LOC128732504 gene encoding achaete-scute complex protein T3-like encodes the protein MATLVRSMALGQNMYIPNGAAIGQQPAVNAYRKRPIVPAPVGATNSVLQPPAFKDRPIISKKYCALPYAVTPQQTVSIQRRNARERNRVKQVNNGFANLRQHLPSTVVAALTNGGRGPHKKLSKVDTLRVAVKYIRSLQRVLEDDIENSTDSPKTNLPQVLSPVSYYGSMSEASTASSPAPSQLSEYSSYSSQPEIGTFKREPFDGYGTTNVSPISSVPPLPSMTSFANSTGITTSTATYSQPIHHVFKAHPSVTAVPIEYHHQHEELSPQNTDDEELLDAISWWQQQQ